A window of Elgaria multicarinata webbii isolate HBS135686 ecotype San Diego chromosome 2, rElgMul1.1.pri, whole genome shotgun sequence contains these coding sequences:
- the LOC134393434 gene encoding cytochrome P450 1B1-like: MRAVVVLNGEAAIRQALVQQGSPFAGRPDFPSFHLVSGGKSMAFGSYTPRWRAQRRVAHATLRAFSTANTPSKRLLEQHVAAEAQELIDGLVRLSAGGGYANPAPLFTVANANVMCALCFGQRYSHGDGEFRALLGRNDRFGQTVAAGSLVDVLPWLQAFPNPVRSVFRDFQALNRELHDFVRAKVAQHRLSFRPGAPPRHISDAMLDCMEHGPGAQQGLAGGYVEGTLSDLFGAGQDTTSTGLTWALLLLLKHPLLRQQLQADLDRVVGRERLPTADDRAALPRLEAFLYETLRYSSFVPVTIPHATTADVLLDGFRIPEGTVVFVNQWSVNHDPLRWKDPHVFDPARFLDAGQETLDRDLACRVMIFSLGKRRCIGDQLAKLQLFLFTATLLHQCDLEANPAEALTMDCEHGLVLKPRPFTVAVARRGAPQSGGTETAEVEPPPPPPPPPVLLS; this comes from the coding sequence ATGCGCGCCGTCGTGGTGCTGAACGGCGAGGCGGCCATCCGGCAGGCGCTGGTGCAGCAGGGGTCGCCCTTCGCCGGCCGGCCCGACTTCCCCTCGTTCCACCTGGTCTCCGGGGGCAAGAGCATGGCCTTCGGCAGCTACACGCCGCGCTGGCGGGCCCAGCGGCGGGTGGCGCACGCCACGCTGCGCGCCTTCTCGACGGCCAACACGCCCAGCAAGCGGCTCCTCGAGCAGCACGTGGCGGCCGAGGCGCAGGAGCTCATCGACGGGCTGGTGCGGCTGAGCGCGGGCGGAGGCTACGCCAACCCGGCGCCGCTCTTCACCGTGGCCAACGCCAACGTGATGTGCGCCCTCTGCTTCGGGCAGCGCTACAGCCACGGCGACGGCGAGTTCCGCGCGCTGCTCGGCCGCAACGACCGCTTCGGGCAGACGGTGGCGGCGGGCAGCTTGGTCGACGTGCTGCCCTGGCTGCAGGCCTTCCCCAACCCCGTGCGCAGCGTCTTCCGCGACTTCCAGGCCCTCAACCGGGAGCTGCACGACTTCGTGCGCGCCAAGGTGGCGCAGCACCGGCTCTCCTTCCGGCCCGGGGCGCCCCCGCGCCATATCAGCGACGCCATGCTGGACTGCATGGAGCACGGGCCCGGGGCGCAGCAGGGCCTGGCGGGCGGCTACGTCGAGGGCACGCTGTCCGACCTCTTCGGCGCCGGCCAGGACACCACCTCCACGGGCCTGACctgggcgctgctgctgctgctgaagcacCCGCTGCTCCGGCAGCAGCTGCAGGCCGACCTGGACCGGGTGGTGGGGCGCGAGCGGCTGCCCACGGCCGACGACCGCGCCGCGCTGCCTCGCCTGGAAGCCTTCCTCTACGAGACGCTCCGCTACAGCAGCTTCGTGCCCGTCACCATCCCGCACGCCACCACCGCCGACGTGCTGCTCGACGGCTTCCGCATCCCCGAGGGCACCGTGGTCTTCGTCAACCAGTGGTCCGTCAACCACGACCCGCTCCGCTGGAAAGACCCGCACGTCTTCGACCCCGCGCGCTTTCTGGACGCCGGGCAGGAGACCCTCGACCGGGACCTCGCCTGCCGGGTCATGATCTTCTCGCTGGGCAAGAGGCGCTGCATCGGAGACCAGCTGGCCAAGCTgcagctcttcctcttcaccgCCACCCTGCTGCACCAGTGCGACCTGGAGGCCAACCCCGCCGAGGCGCTCACCATGGACTGCGAGCACGGGCTGGTTCTCAAGCCCCGGCCCTTCACCGTGGCGGTAGCAAGGCGAGGCGCGCCCCAGAGCGGGGGGACAGAGACAGCCGAggtggagccgccgccgccgccgccgccgccgcctgtgctTCTTAGCTAG